The Bacteroidota bacterium nucleotide sequence AACCATTACAAAACCCTCAAAGCCTATAATTTGGAAATGGAGGAGCAAATTTTCCTCGGAAGAAACATTTTAAGATGGGTGAATGTTGGTGTTGTTATTCCTGTATTCAATTTTCTGAGTAAATACATTGCCAACTACGGAATTATCATATTGCTGCTTACGCTTATAATTAAAATGATTTTATTGCCATTGACTTATAAATCATATTTGTCAACTGCAAAAATGCGTTTACTAAAGCCTGAGCTAGATATACTGAAAGAAAAAGTAGGGAAGGATCAGGCTAAAATGCAACAGGAGCAAATGAAGCTTTACCGACAAGCAGGGGTGAGTCCAATGGGCGGTTGTTTGCCGATGTTATTGCAGATGCCTATACTGATAGCCTTATTTCGCTTTTTTCCTTCATCTATAGAATTAAGACAAGAGAGCTTCCTCTGGGCTCATGATTTATCTACCTACGATTCAATATGGACATTTGGTTATGTACCTCTTTTGGATAAGATTTATGGTGACCATGTGAGTTTGTTTACTGTGTTGATGACCATCTCTACACTTATTTATACGCGTATGAATAGTCAAATGATGGGTGGTGGAAATGATGCCATGGGCAAACAAATGAAAATAATTCAATATGTGATGCCTATCATGTTCTTGGGTTTCTTTAATAATTATTCTGCAGGTTTAAGCTATTATTATTTCCTTGCCAATATCATTACTTTTGGTCAGCAATATCTGTTTAAGCAATTTGTTAATGAAGATAAGCTGAGAAAGAAAATTGAAATGAATAAGAAAAAGAAAACAGGCAAAGGAAAGTCAAAGTGGCAACAGCGGCTTGAAGACATGCAGAAACAGCAGCGCCAAGCAAATCAGAAAAAGAGATAAGTATTAGCCTGTCATTTATAGCAATTAGTATTTTAATTTGAAAGATATTCAAACCGATATCAGTAGTTATCTAGCTGGTAATGAAATATTCAGCTTAGTATCTGATTTATCCGATAAGTCCCAAACAGATGTTTATGTTGTTGGTGGTTTTGTCAGAGATCAGTTTCTTCATCGTCCATCAAAAGATATCGATTTTGTTGTTGTTGGAGATGGTATTGAATTCGCAAAACTATTTGTTAAGTCGATTGGTCATAAAGCTGATTTGAATATTTTCAAAACTTTTGGTACCGCAAACATCAAATTCAAAGGTTATGAAATTGAGTTTGTTGGTGCTCGCAAAGAGTCTTATCAGCTTAATTCCAGAAATCCAATTGTCAGTAAGGGTAGTTTCGAAGATGATTTGAATCGCAGAGATTTTACAATTAATGCGATGGCAATTAGTATGAGAAAGCAGGATTTTGGATCCTTAGTTGATCTTTTTTCTGGTTTGAATGACCTAAACAGTTGTATTCTACGCACTCCATTACATCCTGATAAAACATTTATTGACGATCCTTTGAGAATGATGCGTGCAGCTCGATTTGCTTCTCAACTTGGATTTAGCCTGCATCCTGATACTTTCGATTCGATATGCAAAAATGCAGATCGTTTGCAAATAATCACACAGGAAAGAATTACAGATGAATTGAATAAGATCATGTGCTCACCAATACCTTCAATTGGATTTAAATTATTACATGATACTCACTTATTAGATTATATTCTTCCTGAATTGTTGGATTTGAAAGGAGCAGAAACCATTGATAATATCTCACACAAAGACAATTTTTATCATACGCTGCAAGTACTGGATAATATTTCTGAAGTTACTGATAATCTGTGGTTGCGTTGGGCATCACTTTTACACGATATTGGCAAACCTGCTACCAAAAAATTTGATAATAAAGTAGGCTGGTCCTTTCATGGGCATGAAGTAGTTGGATCGAGGATGGTTCCTCAGGTTTTTAAAAAGTTGAAGCTTCCAATGAATGAGAAAATGCGGTATGTAAGAAAAATGGTTTATCTGCATTTACGTCCTGTAGCTCTCACAAAAGAAGAAGTTACTGATTCAGCCATCAGACGATTAATAGTAGAGTCAGGTGATGATATAAATGACCTACTGGTACTTTGTAAAGCAGATGTGACTTCAAAAAATCAAGAAAAAGTAAAAACTTTCTTGAGACGTTTTGATAATGTAAAAATCAAAATAGAAGAGGTCACTGAAAAGGATGAATTGAGAAATTGGAAGAATCCAATTGCTGGTGAAACCATCATGAAAGCATTAAAATTAAAGCCTTCCCGATTAGTTGGTGAAATAAAAGATGAAATAAAAGAAGCCATTATGGAAGGGGTAATTGGAAATAATTATTCAGAAGCTTTTGCATTATTACTGAAAATTGCAAAAGAAAAAGGTCTTGAAGTTGATTTAAATGAAAACAAGGCTAATTAATTGTCTCGTTTGCAATTTATAAACTAATTTTGAAAGAGTAATCAAATTAATACCATGTCAGTTTATAGTATAAAAATTTCTGTAAAGGATGATCCGGATATTTTCAGGATTATTGACGTAGATGCAAATCATCCTTTGATTGTATTGCATAAAGCAATCCTGAATTCTGTGCATTTTGAAGATGGCGAATTAGCATCTTTTTACCAGAATTATGATAGTAGAAGTGATCGTGAAGAATTTTGCTTAACTGACATGCAAAAGGAAGAAGGCGCTACATTGATGAAAGATGTTAGTATTGCTGATGTGTTAAAAGAAACTGGAGATAAACTGACTTATATTTATGATTTCTTAAACATGTGGAATTTTGAAGTTGAATTAGAAAGCATTAGAAAAGAAAAGTTAGAGAATGAAAAATTACCTAAATTAATAAAGTCCTCAGGTGATGATCCAAAACAAGAGTTATTTGCTGGTTTTGATGAAAAAAGCATGTCGGATGACGATATGGAATTATTGAAAAACTTGATAGAAAAGAATGATGATGTTTATGATGGAGGCAACGAATCGGATAAATTTGATTTAAAAGATTTGGACGATCTGGATGATTATAAAGATGAATTAAGCGGATTTGAGAGTTTGGATAGTTTAGAAGAAGATTATCCTGACAATGATAATTATTATTAATCCTTCACATGTCCAAAATTGTAGTCATTCAAGGCCCTACAGCATGTGGAAAAACTACTCTAGCTATCTCCCTTGCATTAAAGTTTGGTGCTGAAATTATTTCGGCCGATTCTCGGCAATTTTACCATGAACTAAATATAGGAACAGCAAAACCCTCAGATACAGAGTTAGCTCAAGTAAAGCATCACTTTGTTGGTTTCGAATCGATATTGAATCCTGTAGATGTTTCTGCATTTGAGCAAGTTGCTTTAAAAACAATAAGCCAGTTATTGAAAGCTGGTAAATTGCCATTTCTAGTAGGTGGTTCAGGATTATTTATTGATACAGTTACCAAAGGAATAAACCATATTCCTGAAGTTGATAGCTCCATTAGACAAGAATTGGACTTACGCATGGAAAATGAAGGACTTGCCATTTTGTCTGACGAATTGAAACAGCTGGATATCTTCACTTACAACAAAATAGATATACATAATCCCAGGCGAGTAATTCGAGCTTTAGAAGTATGCATAGGAACTGGAAAAGCTTTTTCTTATTATACAAATCAACAGTTACCAAAACGTGATTTTGAATCTGTTAAAATAGGCATCGAAGTTCCAATCGAAGTTTTATACAAGCGTATAGAAGACCGATGCGATCAAATGTTTGACAATGGATTAGTAAATGAAGTAGAAAGTTTGATTGAATTTCGTGAGCTGACTTCCTTGAAGACCATTGGCTATACTGAATTTTTTGATTATTTTGATCACAAATATTCACTTGATGAGGCCATTGCTAAGTTTAAGCAGCATAGCAGGAATTATGCAAAACGACAAATGACTTGGTTAAGAAGAGACAAAGAGATTGTTTGGTTTCAGGCTAATGAAATTCAAAAGATGGAAGAATTTATTCGATCTTCATTGAATTAAACACATATTTATTTTGTTCTTATTATACAATTCCTAATATTTACATCCTGAACAAATAGCCATTTAAAATCCTTAGAAATGATTGATGCCATTTTTAATCATAAAAGTATACGTAAGTATAAAAATACGCCAATTGATGCCTCGACATTAAACACTGTTTTGGAGGCTGCAAGCAGAGCGTCTACTACCGGTAATATGCAGGTGTATAGTATTGTAGTTTCAAAATCTCAAGAAATACGAGATGAACTATTAGGTTGCCATTTTAATCAGGCTATGGTCAGTGAGGCACCTGTTGTATTAACCTTTTGTGCAGATATAAATCGTTTCAACAAATGGTGTAAGTTAAGTAAGGCTGAGCCTGGTTATGATAACTTTCTGTTTTTCTTTACTGCAGCCATCGATGCTTTATTAGCAGCTCAAAATGCTTGTATTGCTGCTGAGGATCAAGGATTGGGGATATGTTATTTAGGAACTACTATCTATTTAGCTGATAAAATAATTGATGTTCTTAACCTGCCTAAAGGTGTTGTACCTATTACTACAGTGGTTGTTGGCTATCCGGATGAAAATCCAGGTTTAACAGATCGCTTACCTTTAGAAGCCATTGTTCATGAAGATACCTATCAGGATTATTCAGATGAAACAATCAAATCTCTTTTTGAAGAGAAGGAGAACATGAACTTTTACAAAGAAATTGTGAAAGAAAATGATGTTGAAACATTAGCCCAGGTTTTTACAGATAAACGCTACAAAAAAACAGATAATCTCCATTTTTCAAA carries:
- the miaA gene encoding tRNA (adenosine(37)-N6)-dimethylallyltransferase MiaA; the encoded protein is MSKIVVIQGPTACGKTTLAISLALKFGAEIISADSRQFYHELNIGTAKPSDTELAQVKHHFVGFESILNPVDVSAFEQVALKTISQLLKAGKLPFLVGGSGLFIDTVTKGINHIPEVDSSIRQELDLRMENEGLAILSDELKQLDIFTYNKIDIHNPRRVIRALEVCIGTGKAFSYYTNQQLPKRDFESVKIGIEVPIEVLYKRIEDRCDQMFDNGLVNEVESLIEFRELTSLKTIGYTEFFDYFDHKYSLDEAIAKFKQHSRNYAKRQMTWLRRDKEIVWFQANEIQKMEEFIRSSLN
- a CDS encoding NADPH-dependent oxidoreductase; this translates as MIDAIFNHKSIRKYKNTPIDASTLNTVLEAASRASTTGNMQVYSIVVSKSQEIRDELLGCHFNQAMVSEAPVVLTFCADINRFNKWCKLSKAEPGYDNFLFFFTAAIDALLAAQNACIAAEDQGLGICYLGTTIYLADKIIDVLNLPKGVVPITTVVVGYPDENPGLTDRLPLEAIVHEDTYQDYSDETIKSLFEEKENMNFYKEIVKENDVETLAQVFTDKRYKKTDNLHFSKAFLEVITKQGFMNND
- a CDS encoding HD domain-containing protein; translated protein: MKDIQTDISSYLAGNEIFSLVSDLSDKSQTDVYVVGGFVRDQFLHRPSKDIDFVVVGDGIEFAKLFVKSIGHKADLNIFKTFGTANIKFKGYEIEFVGARKESYQLNSRNPIVSKGSFEDDLNRRDFTINAMAISMRKQDFGSLVDLFSGLNDLNSCILRTPLHPDKTFIDDPLRMMRAARFASQLGFSLHPDTFDSICKNADRLQIITQERITDELNKIMCSPIPSIGFKLLHDTHLLDYILPELLDLKGAETIDNISHKDNFYHTLQVLDNISEVTDNLWLRWASLLHDIGKPATKKFDNKVGWSFHGHEVVGSRMVPQVFKKLKLPMNEKMRYVRKMVYLHLRPVALTKEEVTDSAIRRLIVESGDDINDLLVLCKADVTSKNQEKVKTFLRRFDNVKIKIEEVTEKDELRNWKNPIAGETIMKALKLKPSRLVGEIKDEIKEAIMEGVIGNNYSEAFALLLKIAKEKGLEVDLNENKAN